The DNA segment GCCGAGCGGCGGGTCGACCGTGACTTCGTCTGGCTCCTGAACGCCTACGACATCGAGGCCGGGTCGTACGTGCCAAAGGTCAACACGATGCTCGACATGAACATGTGGTGCTTCAACAGCCGGGTCTGGCCGGGCATCGATCCGGTCGTGGTGCGCCAGGGCGACAAGGTGCGCATGCGCATCGGCAACCTGACCATGACCAACCACCCGATCCACGTTCACGGCGTGGACTTCCACGTCAGCGGTACGGACGGCGGCTGGATCCCGCCGGAACGGCAGTGGCCCGAGGTGTCGGTGGACATAGCCGTCGGGCAGATGCGGGCCATCGAGTTCAACGCCGACGCGCTCGGCGACTGGGCGATGCACTGCCACAAGTCGCATCACACCATGAACGCCATGGGACACTCGGTGCGCACCTATATCGGCGTGAACCTCAAGAGCACCGCCAAGCAGATACAGAAGGTCGCGCCGGGCTACATGCCGATGGGTTCGACCGGCGGCGGCATGATGAGCGAGATGGAGATGCCGCTGCCGGAGAACACGCTGCCGATGATGACTGGGACCGGCCCGTTCGGCTCGGTCGAGATGGGTGGCATGTTCACGGTGATGAAGGTCCGTGCCGGTTTAGCCGCTAACGACTACAGCGACCCGGGCTGGTACCAGCACCCGAAGGGCACGCTGGCCTACGAATGGACGGGCGAGCCCCTTCCTGAGCCGAGCCGTGATCCGAAGACGCCGAGAGGCAAGCGGGCGCGGGAGACCGATCTGCGCGTGGTCGACCCGCGCAAGCGCCGCACCGCCGCAAACACCGGCGGCCACGAGAACCACTGAGCTCTGTGCTCGTTCAAAACCGAGCCGGTCGTACTCCGGGCATGGCCTGGATCGCCGGCTCGACGGTTCGGTAAAGGGGCAAGCCACTTTCCGAAGTTCGCCGCGCGGGTCGTTCACCCCACCCCTCATCGGGAACCCGTGCGCCGGTTCATCTCAGCCTGAGGAGACCCCCATGACGCGCCCCACCGCCCGCGCCGCCGTTCTGACGGCGGCCCTGCTCAGCCTCGCCTCTCCTAGCTTTGCGCCCGTTGCCGAGGCGCAGCCGGCGCGCGGCGCGGCCGGAGAGTTCGAGCGCGTGCGTAGCGTGATATCGGACCGCTTCAAGAACACCAAGCTGACGGGCGACCCAGACCAGGACTTTGCCGCCCTCCTCATTGCCAGCTTCGAGGAGACGCTGTTCCTGGCCAAGGCGCAGCTCAACTACGGCGGTGACCGCGAGCTGCGCGCGGTGGCGCAGAAGATCCAGGATGAGCAGCAGGAGCGGATTGACGCGCTCAAGACCTGGCGGGTGCGCAGCCGCGAGCCAGGCTACCGGGAGCAGCCGAACCAGACGCCCTCCGGCGCGGGCCCGCTCGATCGCCCGGGGCAGGCGAACGCGGCCGAGGCGCGCTCAGCTCAGGCGCAGGCAGCGCCCTCTTCGGCTCAGCCGCCCGCCGCCTCTGCGCCTGCCTCAACTGCAAACACGCCGCTGGTCAAGGGCACGGTGCAGAAGGTGGATGAGGCAGGCGGCAAGGTGACGCTCGATCACGAGCGCATCCCCAACATCGACATGGATGCGATGACGATGGCCTACAAGGTCCAGGATCCTGCCTTGCTGAAGGGGCTGAAGGCGGGCGACACGGTGAAGTTCTCGGCCGACCGGGTCAACGGTCAGCTCGCCATCACTCGGATCCAGACAGCCAAGTGAGCTGATTGCTTCTGTTTGAGCGATGACGCACTCCGGCATCCGCTCAGTCGCCCGTACCCTGATGAAGTACCGGGCTGGGCATGGTGAGGAGCGCATGAGCCAGCGCTCCCTTGCCTACGCCGCTGGGCGCGAGAGCACCTGTCCGCTCTTGGGTCACCGCTGGCGAAAGCCCCTCTGCCGGACGCCTCGCTCAGCCGTGTTGCTCAACGTCCAACAGGTCTGCTGGCAGACCTGAGCCGGCGAGCCGCACTGGCGGTCGTCCGCCGCCTGTGGGCCGAGTATGCGGCGCGTGTGCGCGCGAGCAAGGGCAAGGCCGAGCGGATCATGGACGGCGGATGAGGACCTGCGGGATCTTCTCGCTCGGGGAACTTTCTCTTGAGCGCGAGTCCACCATCAGGATTGGTGAGCCTGGGCGATGAGCAAGAAAATGGGCCGCCTGACAGTACCGTACGGACGCGCGCAGCCCGGGCGGCGGCGGCATGTTCGACCGCACGTGGCGCGCAGGGCGGCGCGGGATTTTCGGCACGCCCTGCTCGCTCTGTTGCTGGCCGGCACTCTGTTCAACCTCTTCAGCATGCTGGCTTCATCCTCTGATGTGCTCCTCAGCGGCAGCGTGATCTTGCACCCTTCCCACTGAGACGATGGGCAGCGGGACAACGAGCAGCGCAGTCCATGCTGCCCTGCTTGCATGTGCCGCATCAGAGTAAGGGGATCCTTCAGGTCATGGCTTTTCTTCCATCCCGTAAAACGCGGTTTAGCGCACAAACCTTGATATTCCCCTAGGTCACCACCGCAGGAGACGGGGCCCGAGCAGGGCGCCGGCGAGGGTGCAGAACGCAATGGTGCCGCCGTACCAGAGCGCCACAAACGGGACCGAGTCGTCCATGCAATTCAGGGCATACCCGATCG comes from the Methylobacterium currus genome and includes:
- a CDS encoding copper-binding protein codes for the protein MTRPTARAAVLTAALLSLASPSFAPVAEAQPARGAAGEFERVRSVISDRFKNTKLTGDPDQDFAALLIASFEETLFLAKAQLNYGGDRELRAVAQKIQDEQQERIDALKTWRVRSREPGYREQPNQTPSGAGPLDRPGQANAAEARSAQAQAAPSSAQPPAASAPASTANTPLVKGTVQKVDEAGGKVTLDHERIPNIDMDAMTMAYKVQDPALLKGLKAGDTVKFSADRVNGQLAITRIQTAK
- a CDS encoding multicopper oxidase family protein produces the protein MTDLSRRGLLGAGGLILAGTSMISGRVQAAGLPEAPSMDKATMQPPLVPTTGPDYQPVVTLNGWTLPWRMRGDWKEFHLVAEPVVREMAPGMKAHLWGYNGQSPGPTIEAVEGDKVRIFVTNRLPEATAVHWHGQTLPNGMDGVAGLNQPGIPPGKTFVYEFILRRSGTFMYHPHSDEMIQMAMGMMGFFVVHPRDPAERRVDRDFVWLLNAYDIEAGSYVPKVNTMLDMNMWCFNSRVWPGIDPVVVRQGDKVRMRIGNLTMTNHPIHVHGVDFHVSGTDGGWIPPERQWPEVSVDIAVGQMRAIEFNADALGDWAMHCHKSHHTMNAMGHSVRTYIGVNLKSTAKQIQKVAPGYMPMGSTGGGMMSEMEMPLPENTLPMMTGTGPFGSVEMGGMFTVMKVRAGLAANDYSDPGWYQHPKGTLAYEWTGEPLPEPSRDPKTPRGKRARETDLRVVDPRKRRTAANTGGHENH